Within Myceligenerans xiligouense, the genomic segment GCCACGGTGAAGGTGTTCGTCGTCTGCAGGCCCGCGGTGTTCGCCGCCTCCTGGATCTCTCCGGGTGTGGTGTGCCCGTCGCGTCCGGCCTTCGGCGTGAAGATCCAGATGAGGCCGCCGTCGTCGAGCAGCGTGGTGACGTCGACCATGGCGTCGGTCAGGTCTCCGTCGCCGTCTCGCCACCAGAGGATCACGCCGTCGGTGACGTCGCCGTAGTCCTCGTCCTCGAGCTCGTTGCCGGTGATCTTCTCGATGTCGGTGCGCACGTCGTCATCGACGTCGTCGCCCCAGCCGAACTCCTGAACCACTTGGTCGGCCTTGAATCCGAGTCGGTCCGCACCCTGGGTGTCCGCGCTCACTTTGGTTCTGCATTCCTTTCATCTCACGATCCTGGGCCGCGTGGTGACCAGGCGTCCTTCGTGGCAAAGGTAGTGCACTCGGAGGTGCCGCGCTGCACGGGGCGCGCCAGAGATACCGGACCGTTGCGTCCAGTTCCGGCGGGGAGGCCCGGGAAGGCGGGCAGGCGGCACCGGCTCCGTGCGTCGGAGGCATGACCGGCGCCACCACGGCCGCCGTCGTCCACGAACCGCCAAATCCGTACCCGGTATCAGTAAAGCGATACTCCGTCTCAGTCTCGGGTCTCCTCCGCGGAAAGTCGACGCGAAGTAACGCAGATCACGCATCCCGCTGAGCTTCTTGACCGTCCTATGGTGTGAGCGCACGCTGGAAGGGGTCAGAATGGCTGTGACCACCTGTGTGCGGGCGGGCGTCGCGGATCGCGGCGCATCGTCCCCAACTGCGCAGGACGAGAGAAGCACGGCCGACCGGTCGTGCCGACGACGGAGAGGTTGCTGGTGGCTTCGTTTGACGAGACCGGACCGCTGATCAACGGTCTGCTCAGCGCTGTGCCGGACATCGACCCCGGGGAAACCTCCGAGTGGGTCGAGTCGTTCGACGGACTGATCGACGACAAGGGCGGCCCGCGGGCCCGGTACGTCATGCTCAACCTGCTGCGGCGGGCTCGCGAGCGCAACGTGCACATCCCCGCGACGACGGCGACGCCGTACGTCAACACGATCGGTATCCACGAGGAGCCCTACTTCCCGGGCGACGAGGCGATGGAGCGGCGCTACCGCTCCTTCATCCGCTGGAACGCGGCCGTCATGGTGACCCGCGCGCAGCGCGAGGGCCTGTCGGTGGGCGGTCACATCTCCTCGTACGCCTCGGTGGCGACGCTGTACGAGGTGGGCCTGAACCACTTCTTCCGCGGCAAGGACCACCCGGGCGGCGGTGACCAGGTCTACTTCCAGGGGCACGCCTCGCCGGGCGTGTATGCCCGCGGCTTCCTGGAGGGTCGCCTCAGCGCGGACCAGCTCGACGGGTTCCGCCAGGAGAAGTCGCACGAGGGTGGCGGCCTGCCGTCCTACCCGCACCCGCGGCTCATGCCGGACTTCTGGGAGTACCCCACGGTGTCGATGGGCCTGGGCCCGGCGTCGGCGATCTACCAGGCGTGGACCAACAAGTACCTGCACAACCGCGGGATCAAGGACACCAGCCAGCAGGACGTGTGGGCGTTCCTCGGCGACGGTGAGATGGACGAGCCCGAGAGCCGCGGCATGATCCAGCTCGCGGCCCAGCAGCAGCTCGACAACCTCACGTTCGTGGTGAACTGCAACCTGCAGCGCCTCGACGGGCCCGTGCGCGGCAACGGCAAGATCATCCAGGAGCTGGAGGCCCAGTTCCGGGGTGCCGGCTGGAACGTCATCAAGGTCGTCTGGGGCCGCGAGTGGGATGCCCTGCTCCAGGCGGACAAGGACCGCGCCCTGGTCAACCTGATGAACGCCACGCCCGACGGCGACTACCAGACGTACCGCGCCGAGTCCGGCGCGTTCATCCGGGAGCACTTCTTCGGTCGCGACCCGCGCACCAAGGCGCTCGTCGCGAACATGACCGACGACGACATCTGGAACCTCAAGCGCGGCGGCCACGACTACCGCAAGATCTACGCGGCGTACTCCGCGGCCCGCGCGCACACCGGGCAGCCGACGATCATCCTGGCGCACACCGTCAAGGGCTACGGCCTGGGCTCCGGCTTCGCCGGGCGCAACGCGACGCACCAGATGAAGAAGCTCAAGACGGACGAGCTCAAGACGCTGCGCGACTCGCTCAACATCCCGATCACGGACGACGAGCTCACCGACCCGTACGACGCGCCGTACTACCACCCGGGCATGGACTCGCCGGAGATCGAGTACATGCTGGAGCGCCGGCGCCAGCTCGGCGGGTTCGTGCCGGAGCGCCGTTCGACGCCGAAGACGCAGCTCACGCTGCCGGAGGACAAGTCCTACGCGCTGCTGGCGAAGGGATCGGGCACGCAGCAGGTCGCCTCGACCATGGCGTTCGTCCGGATGCTCAAGGACCTGTTCAAGGTCAAGGGCTTCGGCGAGCGGATCGTGCCGATCATTCCGGACGAGGCGCGGACGTTCGGTCTCGACTCGATCTTCCCGAGCGCGAAGATCTTCAACACGCTGGGCCAGAACTACCTGGCCGTGGACCGCGAGCTCATGCTGAGCTACAAGGAGTCCGAGTCCGGGCAGATCATGCACACCGGCATCAACGAGGCGGGCTCGGCCGCCGCGTTCCAGTCGGTGGGCACCTCGTACGCGACGCACGGCGAGCCGCTGATCCCGATCTACATCTTCTACTCGATGTTCGGGTTCCAGCGCACCGGTGACCAGTTCTGGGCGGCGGGCGACCAGCTCACCCGCGGCTTCATCATCGGTGCCACGGCAGGCCGCACCACCCTGACCGGTGAGGGCCTGCAGCACGCCGACGGCCACAGCCCGATCATCGCCGCCACCAACCGCGCCATCGTGCAGTACGACCCGGCCTACGGCTACGAGATCCGCCACATCGTGCGCGACGGGATCGAGCGCATGTACGGCCCGGGCGAGAACGGGGTCGGCGCGGACGGTCGCGACCAGGACGTCATGTACTACCTCACGGTGTACAACGAGCCGATGGTGCAGCCCGTCGAGCCGGAGAACGTCGACGTCGAAGGCATCAAGCGCGGCATCCACCGCATCCTGGAGGCCGACGGCGACGGGCCGCGCGCTCAGCTGCTCGCCTCGGGCGTGGGTGTCCCGTGGGCGCTGGAGGCGGCGGAGCTCCTGCGCGAGGACTGGGGCGTGCACGCCGATGTCTGGTCCGTGACGAGCTGGACGGAGCTGCGGCGCGACGCGCTGGACGCCGAGCAGGCCGCCTTCGTGGACCCGGCCT encodes:
- a CDS encoding DUF3052 domain-containing protein, whose protein sequence is MSADTQGADRLGFKADQVVQEFGWGDDVDDDVRTDIEKITGNELEDEDYGDVTDGVILWWRDGDGDLTDAMVDVTTLLDDGGLIWIFTPKAGRDGHTTPGEIQEAANTAGLQTTNTFTVAAEWSATRLSFRGRGH
- the aceE gene encoding pyruvate dehydrogenase (acetyl-transferring), homodimeric type, with protein sequence MASFDETGPLINGLLSAVPDIDPGETSEWVESFDGLIDDKGGPRARYVMLNLLRRARERNVHIPATTATPYVNTIGIHEEPYFPGDEAMERRYRSFIRWNAAVMVTRAQREGLSVGGHISSYASVATLYEVGLNHFFRGKDHPGGGDQVYFQGHASPGVYARGFLEGRLSADQLDGFRQEKSHEGGGLPSYPHPRLMPDFWEYPTVSMGLGPASAIYQAWTNKYLHNRGIKDTSQQDVWAFLGDGEMDEPESRGMIQLAAQQQLDNLTFVVNCNLQRLDGPVRGNGKIIQELEAQFRGAGWNVIKVVWGREWDALLQADKDRALVNLMNATPDGDYQTYRAESGAFIREHFFGRDPRTKALVANMTDDDIWNLKRGGHDYRKIYAAYSAARAHTGQPTIILAHTVKGYGLGSGFAGRNATHQMKKLKTDELKTLRDSLNIPITDDELTDPYDAPYYHPGMDSPEIEYMLERRRQLGGFVPERRSTPKTQLTLPEDKSYALLAKGSGTQQVASTMAFVRMLKDLFKVKGFGERIVPIIPDEARTFGLDSIFPSAKIFNTLGQNYLAVDRELMLSYKESESGQIMHTGINEAGSAAAFQSVGTSYATHGEPLIPIYIFYSMFGFQRTGDQFWAAGDQLTRGFIIGATAGRTTLTGEGLQHADGHSPIIAATNRAIVQYDPAYGYEIRHIVRDGIERMYGPGENGVGADGRDQDVMYYLTVYNEPMVQPVEPENVDVEGIKRGIHRILEADGDGPRAQLLASGVGVPWALEAAELLREDWGVHADVWSVTSWTELRRDALDAEQAAFVDPASEQRVPYVTQKLQGVSGPFIATSDYDHMVPDQIRAWVPGDYAVLGADGFGFSDTRAAARRYFLIDGPSMVVKTLQVLARRGEVPADVVAKAVEKYRLLDVNAGTSGSAGGES